From the Streptomonospora nanhaiensis genome, the window ACGCCCGCTGTCGAGGTCCGCAGCACGGTGGGGCCCAGCAGCGCCCGCACGGCGCCGGCGTCGGCCAGGGCGGCGAGTTCGGCGTCGCTGAACCCGCCCTCGGGGCCCACCACGACCACGATCCCGCCGGAGGGCTCGCTCGCCGCCACGGCGGCGGGCAGGGGCAGCACGGCCAGCCGCTCCTGTGCGGACTCGTGCAGCACGATCGCCAGGTCCGCCCCCCGCGCCAGCGCGGCCACGTCGGCGGTGCGCGCGAGGCCGGTGACCTCGGGGATCCGGCTGCGCCGCGCCTGCTTGGCGGCCTCGCGCGCCGCCGAGCGCCACTTGGCCAGCGCCTTGGCCGCCCGCTCGGGCTTCCAGCGGGTCACGCACCGCTCGGCGGCCCACGGCACCACGCGGTCCACCCCGGCCTCGGTCATGACCTCCACGGCCAGCTCGCCGCGGTCGCCCTTGGGCAGCGCCTGCACCACGGTCAGCTCCGGGCGCGGCAGGGGGTCGGTGCCGCGCTCCTCGACCGCGCACACGACCGTGTCCCGGCCGACCTCGGTCACCCGGCAGCGGGCGCGCGTGCCGGCGCCGTCGACCAGGTGGACGGTCTCGCCGGGCTCCAGCCGCCGCACCGCCGCCGCGTGCCGGCCCTCGGGCCCCGACAGCACGACGGTGTCGGCGGCGAGGTCGCCCGCCTCGGCGAGGAACACCGGTGGGGTCACGTGCGCGCCCTTCTCAACGGGCGCCGGCCCGGGGGGCTCGGCGCGGGAACCAATAAACGGCCCGCCCGCGGTGCGGGCGGGCCGGTGGCCGGGGGCCGTCAGCGGGTGAAGGTGTCGCGCAGCCGCGAGAACAGGCCGCCGCGGCCGGGGCTGAACTTGCCCGGGGGCTGGTCCTCGCCGCGCAGCTCGGCGAACTTGCGCAGCAGGTTCTCCTGCTCCTCGTCGAGCTTGGCGGGGGTCTCGACGTCGACCTGGATCATGAGGTCGCCGCGCCCGTGGTGGTCGAGGTGGCGGGTGCCCCGGCCCGGCAGCGTGATGACGTGCCCGGAGTTGGTGCCGGGGCGGAGGTCGATCTCCTCGGTGCCGTCAAGGGTCTCGAAGGTGAACGACGCCCCCAGCGCGGCGGCGGTCATCGGCACGGTGATGGTGCAGTGCAGGTCGTCGCCGCGCCGCTCGAAGATCGGGTGCGGGCGCTGCACGATCTCCAGGAAGATGTCGCCGCGCGGGCCGCCGTTGGGTCCGACCTCGCCCTCGCCGGCCAGCTGGATCTGGGTGCCGTCCTCGACCCCCGCCGGGATCTGCACCTTGCGGGTGACCTTCTCGCGCACGCGGCCCTCGCCGGCGCAGTCGGGGCAGGGGTCGGTGATGACGGTGCCCTGGCCCGAGCACTGCGGACAGGGCCGGGTGGTCATGACCTGGCCGAGGAACGACCGGGTGACCTGGGAGACCTCGCCGCGGCCCTGGCACATGTCGCAAATCTTGCGGTGGGTGCCCTTGGCCGTGCCCTCGCCCTGGCAGGTGGTGCACAGCACCGCCGTGGGGAAGGTGACGTCCTTGGTCACGCCGAACGCGGTCTCGGCGAGGTCGAGTTCGATGCGGACCTTGATGCTGCGCCCGCGCCGCACG encodes:
- a CDS encoding 16S rRNA (uracil(1498)-N(3))-methyltransferase, with the translated sequence MTPPVFLAEAGDLAADTVVLSGPEGRHAAAVRRLEPGETVHLVDGAGTRARCRVTEVGRDTVVCAVEERGTDPLPRPELTVVQALPKGDRGELAVEVMTEAGVDRVVPWAAERCVTRWKPERAAKALAKWRSAAREAAKQARRSRIPEVTGLARTADVAALARGADLAIVLHESAQERLAVLPLPAAVAASEPSGGIVVVVGPEGGFSDAELAALADAGAVRALLGPTVLRTSTAGVAALAVLQARCGRW
- the dnaJ gene encoding molecular chaperone DnaJ, producing MARDYYAILGVRRDASKDEIKKAYRRLARELHPDVNPDPATQERFKEVTQAYEVLSDENKRRMFDMGADPFAPGGGGAGGPGGFGAAGFPFDDLMSAFFGGQAGGGRGARDRVRRGRSIKVRIELDLAETAFGVTKDVTFPTAVLCTTCQGEGTAKGTHRKICDMCQGRGEVSQVTRSFLGQVMTTRPCPQCSGQGTVITDPCPDCAGEGRVREKVTRKVQIPAGVEDGTQIQLAGEGEVGPNGGPRGDIFLEIVQRPHPIFERRGDDLHCTITVPMTAAALGASFTFETLDGTEEIDLRPGTNSGHVITLPGRGTRHLDHHGRGDLMIQVDVETPAKLDEEQENLLRKFAELRGEDQPPGKFSPGRGGLFSRLRDTFTR